Proteins from a genomic interval of Quercus lobata isolate SW786 chromosome 11, ValleyOak3.0 Primary Assembly, whole genome shotgun sequence:
- the LOC115968077 gene encoding monooxygenase 2-like — MEEVQDIVIVGAGIAGLTTSLGLHKLGIRSLVLESSSSLRITGFAIGTWTNAWKALDAVGIGDSLRQQHKQIYWNLSTSTISGVQIAAMSFVAKGKYGDHEFRCVNRKLLLEALAKGLPSGTIRFSSKVVSIEISGFYKLVHLADGTILKTKVLIGCDGVNSVVAKWLGFKAPTFTGRAAIRGCVNFKSNHGFEPKFFQFFGKAFRFGFLPYDDNGVYWFLLTSSEDKEREDSPIKMKQFVLSKLGNEYVPDEIKAVVENTELDSIISSPLRYRHPWELLWGNINKDNVCVAGDALHPMTPDIGQGGCAALEDGVVLARCLAGALLKEQSEETRGEGDREKEEYKRIEMGLKKYAKERRWRSIELINTSYFVGFLQQGNGQVTSFLRDNILPTFLAGLPLKRADFDCGKLSIS, encoded by the exons ATGGAAGAAGTGCAAGACATTGTAATTGTGGGAGCTGGAATTGCTGGTCTTACAACATCCTTAGGACTTCATAA GTTGGGTATTCGAAGCTTAGTATTGGAATCCTCAAGTAGTTTGAGGATCACAGGATTTGCCATTGGAACATGGACAAATGCTTGGAAGGCCTTAGATGCTGTTGGCATTGGTGACTCCCTTCGACAACAACATAAACAGATTTATTG GAATTTGAGTACCTCTACAATTTCAGGAGTTCAAATAGCAGCGATGTCATTTGTTGCCAAAGGAAAATA TGGAGACCACGAATTTCGTTGTGTGAATAGGAAGCTATTGTTGGAAGCCCTTGCAAAGGGGCTCCCAAGTGGCACCATTAGGTTCTCTTCCAAGGTGGTTTCTATAGAGATATCAGGCTTTTATAAGCTTGTGCATCTTGCTGATGGAACCATTCTCAAGACTAAG GTGTTGATTGGGTGTGATGGAGTGAACTCAGTGGTGGCAAAGTGGTTGGGCTTCAAGGCACCGACTTTCACAGGGAGAGCTGCCATCAGGGGTTGTGTAAATTTCAAGTCCAATCATGGGTTTGAGCCTAAGTTCTTTCAGTTCTTCGGGAAAGCATTCCGATTTGGTTTTCTTCCTTATGATGACAATGGCGTCTATTGGTTTTTATTGACATCCAGCGAAG ataaagagagagaagacaGCCCAATTAAAATGAAGCAATTTGTGTTAAGCAAGTTAGGAAATGAATATGTACCTGATGAAATAAAGGCCGTTGTTGAAAATACTGAATTGGATTCCATTATATCGTCCCCATTAAGGTACAGACATCCCTGGGAGCTTCTTTGGGGAAACATCAACAAAGACAATGTATGTGTAGCCGGTGATGCACTCCACCCCATGACCCCAGACATTGGCCAAGGTGGTTGTGCTGCCTTAGAAGATGGTGTTGTTTTGGCCAGGTGCCTTGCTGGGGCTTTGCTTAAAGAACAAAGTGAGGAAACAAGAGGGGAAGGTGATAGAGAAAAAGAGGAATATAAGAGGATTGAGATGGGGTTGAAGAAGTATGCCAAAGAGAGGAGATGGAGAAGCATTGAGCTCATAAATACATcttattttgttggttttttacAGCAGGGTAATGGACAAGTGACATCCTTCTTAAGAGACAATATATTGCCTACATTCCTAGCTGGGTTACCGTTGAAGAGAGCTGATTTTGATTGTGGGAAGCTCAGCATTTCTTGA
- the LOC115967091 gene encoding uncharacterized protein LOC115967091, translating into MNPEKESENEKSSSENAAPLWKYVTRLEKASVGGGNVSFRCNYCEKNFKGSYSRVKAHLLKLPKFGIQACAKVGDEYQNEMQKLEDAFEESSRRLKKPKLVSLPTDSPTSPNWDSRESSTATSHPFFPKKKGVGIGNSPLERAFNNQCREQLDCLIARTFYSAGLPFHFAKNPYWIEMIKFAANNNLAGYVPPGYNKLRTTLLQKEKAHIEKLLRAIKDTWKEKGLSIVSDGWTDVQKRPLINFMATSQKGPIFIKSIDGTKEYKDKHFIADLFLKVVGEVGPQHVVQIITDNASVMKAAGSIVEAEYPHIFWSPCVVHTLNLALKNICAPKYSLQNENAYNECNWIAQVSDEATFIRIFITNHSMRLAIFNSYSPLKLLAVAETRFASIIIMLKRLFQVKQNLRNMVVSEEWMSYREDDVGKAQTVRDYILNDLWWDKVEYILRFTEPIYEMLRVADTDAPILHKVYEMWDSMIENVKKEIYQHEGKEDYEESPFYDVVHNILIERWTKNCTPLHCLAHSLNPKYYTIKWIEEVRGRVAPHKDAEISVERNKCLKRIFPDPDDRQKVNVEFGLFNSLQVYDEDNMENRWNYNPMLWWSTYGSTLPILQTLALKLLQQPCSSSCAERNWSTYGFIHSMRRNRITPKRAEDLVFVHSNLRLLSRRRPEYNSGESKKWDIGGDNWDEPFGGPGLLEVAYLTLDEPEMETSIVENNDYVDDDDVVVL; encoded by the exons ATGAATCCTGAAAAAGAAAGTGAGAATGAGAAATCATCTTCTGAGAATGCTGCTCCTCTATGGAAATATGTTACTAGATTAGAAAAAGCAAGTGTTGGTGGTGGGAATGTTTCTTTTAGATgtaattattgtgaaaaaaattttaaggggtCTTATTCAAGGGTGAAGGCACACTTGTTAAAATTGCCTAAGTTTGGAATACAAGCATGTGCCAAGGTTGGAGATGAGTATCAAAATGAAATGCAGAAATTAGAAGATGCATTTGAGGAATCTTCGCGTAGATTGAAGAAGCCTAAGTTAGTGTCTTTACCAACTGATTCTCCTACTAGTCCTAATTGGGATAGTAGGGAGAGTAGTACAGCTACAAGTCAtccatttttcccaaaaaaaaaaggggttgggATTGGGAATTCTCCTTTGGAGAGGGCTTTTAACAATCAATGTCGAGAGCAATTAGATTGTCTTATTGCTAGGACATTTTACTCTGCTGGCTTACCCTTTCACTTTGCTAAGAACCCGTATTGGATTgagatgatcaagtttgcaGCTAATAATAATTTAGCGGGCTATGTTCCTCCGGGTTACAATAAATTAAGAACAACTTTGTTGCAAAAAGAGAAGGCACATATTGAGAAGTTGTTGAGGGCAATTAAAGACACTTGGAAAGAAAAGGGTTTAAGCATTGTAAGTGATGGGTGGACAGATGTACAAAAAAGGCCACTTATCAATTTTATGGCTACATCACAGAAAGGGCCAATTTTTATCAAATCCATTGATGGTACCAAAGAGTACAAAGACAAGCACTTCATTGCTGACTTGTTTTTAAAGGTTGTTGGTGAGGTTGGGCCTCAACATGTTGTCCAAATTATTACTGATAATGCGTCTGTTATGAAGGCTGCAGGATCTATTGTTGAAGCTGAATATCCTCATATATTTTGGTCACCTTGTGTTGTGCATACTCTCAATTTGgctttgaagaatatttgtGCACCTAAGTACTCTTTGCAGAATGAGAATGCATATAATGAATGTAACTGGATTGCACAAGTTTCAGATGAGGCAACTTTCATTCGTATTTTCATCACAAATCATTCTATGAGATTAGcaatttttaattcatattcTCCTTTGAAGTTACTTGCTGTTGCTGAAACACGATTTGCTTCAATAATTATCATGCTTAAAAGATTgtttcaagtaaaacaaaatcttCGAAATATGGTTGTTAGTGAGGAATGGATGTCATATAGAGAAGATGATGTAGGAAAAGCTCAAACTGTGAGGGATTATATTTTGAATGATTTGTGGTGGGACAAGGTTGAATACATTCTAAGATTCACAGAACCTATTTATGAGATGCTTCGAGTGGCTGACACGGATGCACCTATTCTCCATAAGGTGTATGaaatgtgggattccatgatagaaaatgtgaagaaagaaatataCCAACATGAAGGCAAGGAAGACTATGAGGAGTCTCCATTCTATGATGTGGTACACAATATACTTATTGAACGGTGGACTAAAAATTGCACACCACTTCATTGCCTAGCCCACTCCTTGAATCCAAA GTATTATACTATTAAATGGATTGAGGAAGTTAGAGGCCGTGTTGCACCACATAAGGATGCTGAAATTTCAGTGGAGAGAAACAAGTGTCTCAAAAGGATCTTTCCTGATCCTGATGATAGGCAAAAAGTTAATGTGGAGTTTGGTTTGTTTAACTCATTACAGGTTTATGATGAGGATAACATGGAGAATAGGTGGAACTACAATCCAATGCTTTGGTGGTCAACTTATGGGTCTACTTTACCAATACTTCAAACTTTAGCTCTAAAACTTCTTCAACAGCCTTGCTCATCATCATGTGCTGAGAGGAATTGGAGTACCTATGGCTTCATCCATTCTATGAGGAGGAATAGAATTACTCCTAAACGTGCTGAAGATTTAGTGTTTGTTCATTCTAATCTTCGACTTCTTTCAAGGAGGAGGCCCGAGTACAATAGTGGAGAATCTAAGAAGTGGGACATTGGTGGAGATAATTGGGATGAGCCATTTGGAGGACCTGGGTTGCTTGAGGTTGCTTATCTCACACTAGATGAGCCAGAGATGGAGACAAGTATTGTTGAGAATAATGAttatgttgatgatgatgatgttgttgttcTTTGA